A stretch of Paracoccus sp. N5 DNA encodes these proteins:
- the metF gene encoding methylenetetrahydrofolate reductase [NAD(P)H], whose amino-acid sequence MTTPAISFEFFPPRTLEQSFRLWETARALAPLGPDFVSVTYGAGGTTRQLTHEAVTALAGHYGLNVAAHLTCVDATREETLQIVADYAAAGVHEVVALRGDAPQGQDRFTAHPEGFASSVALIEAIAARGDMTIRCGAYPEPHPDSSDTAADVAWLKRKVDAGASSAITQFFFDADTFFRFRDACAAAGVAAPIIPGILPIQSWAGTRRFAERCGTSVPQWAEEAFAAAGPEGEAALALDVCVKLCESLVAGGVDKLHFYTLNKPDLVQKVCAGLGIAPKAEFSRVA is encoded by the coding sequence ATGACGACACCGGCGATCAGTTTCGAATTCTTCCCGCCCCGGACCCTGGAGCAATCCTTCCGGCTGTGGGAGACCGCCCGCGCCCTGGCGCCGCTGGGGCCGGATTTCGTCTCGGTCACCTATGGCGCCGGCGGCACCACCCGGCAGCTGACGCATGAGGCGGTGACGGCGCTGGCCGGCCATTACGGGCTGAACGTCGCCGCGCACCTGACCTGCGTGGACGCGACGCGCGAGGAGACCTTGCAGATCGTCGCCGATTACGCGGCGGCCGGCGTGCACGAGGTCGTCGCCCTGCGCGGCGACGCGCCGCAGGGCCAGGACCGTTTCACCGCCCATCCCGAGGGCTTTGCCAGCTCGGTCGCGCTGATCGAGGCCATCGCCGCGCGCGGCGACATGACCATCCGCTGCGGCGCCTATCCCGAGCCGCATCCCGACAGCAGCGACACCGCCGCCGACGTGGCCTGGCTGAAGCGCAAGGTGGACGCCGGCGCCAGTTCGGCGATCACGCAATTCTTCTTCGACGCCGACACCTTCTTCCGCTTCCGCGACGCCTGCGCGGCGGCCGGCGTCGCGGCGCCGATCATCCCCGGCATCCTGCCGATCCAGAGCTGGGCCGGCACCCGCCGCTTTGCCGAACGCTGCGGCACCTCGGTCCCGCAATGGGCCGAGGAGGCCTTTGCCGCCGCCGGCCCCGAGGGCGAGGCCGCGCTGGCGCTGGATGTCTGCGTCAAGCTGTGCGAATCGCTGGTCGCGGGCGGCGTGGACAAGCTGCATTTCTATACGCTGAACAAGCCCGACCTGGTGCAGAAGGTCTGCGCCGGCCTGGGCATCGCGCCGAAGGCCGAGTTTTCGCGCGTGGCCTGA
- a CDS encoding helix-turn-helix domain-containing protein, translated as MSKTGKTLRYDEGCLGAHALNLVGDRWALLVVRELMFAPKRFQMIRAGLPGVTASVLTQRLGQLVQAGVVSHDEVLGLYALTEQGRALHPVLRELCRWALIMPGHDPRRHISISALMISISATVDAGRAAGSNLRAGFLSGKEGFEVILSPKGAPLVTAMRAPQGDFLLEGSGNALAAAIYGPGPVTIASAGLIGLHGDKTAAQAFTDLFSLKP; from the coding sequence ATGAGCAAGACCGGCAAAACCCTGCGCTATGACGAAGGCTGTCTCGGCGCCCATGCGCTGAACCTGGTGGGCGACCGCTGGGCGCTTCTGGTGGTGCGCGAACTGATGTTCGCGCCCAAGCGCTTCCAGATGATCCGCGCCGGGCTGCCCGGCGTGACCGCCAGCGTGCTGACGCAGCGGCTGGGCCAGCTGGTGCAGGCCGGCGTGGTCAGCCATGACGAGGTGCTGGGGCTTTATGCGCTGACCGAGCAGGGCCGCGCGCTGCATCCGGTGCTGCGCGAACTGTGCCGCTGGGCGCTCATCATGCCGGGGCACGACCCGCGGCGGCATATCAGCATCTCGGCGCTGATGATCTCGATTTCCGCGACGGTGGATGCGGGGCGGGCGGCGGGATCGAACCTGCGCGCGGGCTTCCTGTCCGGGAAAGAGGGATTCGAGGTGATCCTGTCGCCCAAGGGCGCGCCCTTGGTCACGGCGATGCGCGCGCCGCAGGGCGATTTCCTGCTGGAGGGCAGCGGCAATGCGCTGGCCGCCGCGATCTATGGCCCGGGGCCGGTGACGATCGCCAGCGCCGGGCTGATCGGGCTGCACGGCGACAAGACCGCCGCGCAAGCCTTCACGGACCTGTTCAGCCTGAAGCCCTAG
- a CDS encoding peroxiredoxin, translated as MAIEKGASLPDGTLVKLGENGPETVEVADLRKGRVAIFAVPGAYTPTCTNAHMPSFVKNADKLREKGVSRIACITVNDPFVAGHWAKDTGATGAGIEVLADADGSFTKALGLDIQADGWVKGRSKRYAMLVSDGTVEVLEIEETPGACAVSSGESLLGLV; from the coding sequence ATGGCCATCGAAAAAGGGGCAAGCCTGCCCGACGGCACGCTGGTGAAACTGGGCGAGAACGGCCCCGAGACGGTCGAGGTCGCGGACCTGCGCAAGGGTCGCGTCGCGATCTTTGCCGTGCCGGGCGCCTATACGCCGACCTGCACCAACGCCCATATGCCGAGCTTCGTGAAGAATGCCGACAAGCTGCGCGAGAAGGGCGTCTCGCGCATCGCCTGCATCACCGTGAACGACCCCTTCGTGGCCGGGCACTGGGCCAAGGACACCGGCGCGACCGGCGCCGGCATCGAGGTTCTGGCCGATGCCGACGGCAGCTTCACCAAGGCGCTGGGCCTGGACATCCAGGCCGACGGCTGGGTCAAGGGCCGCTCGAAACGCTATGCCATGCTGGTGAGTGACGGCACGGTCGAGGTGCTGGAGATCGAGGAAACCCCCGGCGCCTGCGCCGTCTCCTCGGGCGAATCGCTTTTGGGCCTGGTCTAG
- a CDS encoding VOC family protein yields the protein MYHGKPCWFELDTARGGLPAASDFYGKVLGWSVADSGMADFTYLLASHGGDMVAGLMEIPPGYDGIPPNWLIYLDVDDCDAAAEKIALLGGTVMKPPADIPGTGRFAVAADPQGAVFGILQPLPMQPQPPAETGAFDQKKESHGNWIELMSTDPVAGFAFYAELFGWTAGDAMDMGEMGKYQLFRWNGTDIGGMMGLGNAPVPCWLPYFGTNGVEPAMTRITGAGGELVSGPHEVPGGAVIAVARDPQGAHFAIVGPREAAP from the coding sequence ATGTATCACGGCAAACCCTGCTGGTTCGAACTGGACACCGCGCGCGGCGGGCTTCCTGCCGCAAGCGACTTCTATGGCAAGGTCCTTGGCTGGTCGGTCGCCGATTCCGGCATGGCGGATTTCACCTATCTGCTGGCCAGCCATGGCGGCGACATGGTGGCCGGGCTGATGGAGATCCCGCCCGGTTATGACGGCATCCCGCCGAACTGGCTGATCTATCTCGACGTGGACGATTGCGACGCGGCGGCGGAAAAGATCGCGCTGCTGGGCGGCACCGTGATGAAGCCGCCGGCCGACATCCCCGGCACCGGCCGCTTCGCCGTGGCGGCCGATCCGCAGGGCGCGGTCTTCGGCATCCTGCAACCGCTGCCGATGCAGCCGCAGCCCCCGGCCGAGACCGGCGCCTTCGACCAGAAGAAAGAGAGCCACGGCAACTGGATCGAGCTGATGTCCACCGACCCGGTGGCGGGCTTCGCCTTCTATGCCGAGCTGTTCGGCTGGACGGCGGGCGATGCCATGGACATGGGCGAGATGGGCAAATACCAGCTGTTCCGCTGGAACGGCACCGACATCGGCGGGATGATGGGCCTGGGCAATGCGCCCGTGCCCTGCTGGCTGCCCTATTTCGGCACCAATGGCGTCGAACCGGCGATGACCCGCATCACCGGCGCTGGCGGCGAGCTGGTCAGCGGCCCGCATGAGGTGCCGGGCGGCGCCGTCATCGCCGTGGCGCGCGACCCGCAGGGCGCGCATTTCGCCATCGTCGGCCCGCGCGAGGCCGCGCCATGA
- a CDS encoding glutathione S-transferase family protein — MLTLYGHPLSSYTQKVLIALYELGADFTFCEVNLGDEADRALMQSVEPMGRMPALREGDFTLSQSSLMIEWLDRHHPGPQRLLDPDPDASLPARQWDRFLDFQVMQMMQQIVDARIFMAEGAEERVAPFARAKLDLAYAALDRRLDGRDWIAGGFGLADCAAFPALFYAGAIHPFADHPHLGAYFERLVARPSIQRVIAGARPFYGWFPFKDGIAARFL; from the coding sequence ATGCTGACGCTTTATGGCCACCCGCTGTCCTCCTATACCCAGAAGGTGCTGATCGCGCTTTACGAGCTGGGGGCGGATTTCACCTTCTGCGAGGTGAACTTGGGCGATGAGGCCGACCGGGCGCTGATGCAGTCGGTCGAGCCGATGGGCCGGATGCCGGCGCTGCGCGAGGGCGACTTCACCCTGTCGCAAAGCTCGCTGATGATCGAATGGCTGGACCGGCACCATCCCGGGCCGCAACGCCTGCTGGACCCGGACCCCGATGCCTCGCTGCCGGCGCGGCAATGGGACCGCTTCCTGGATTTCCAGGTCATGCAGATGATGCAGCAGATCGTCGATGCCCGCATCTTCATGGCCGAAGGGGCCGAGGAGCGCGTGGCGCCTTTTGCGCGGGCCAAGCTCGACCTGGCCTATGCCGCGCTGGACCGGCGCCTGGACGGGCGCGACTGGATCGCGGGCGGCTTCGGCCTGGCCGATTGCGCGGCGTTTCCGGCGCTGTTCTATGCCGGCGCCATCCATCCCTTCGCGGATCATCCGCATCTCGGCGCCTATTTCGAGCGGCTGGTGGCGCGGCCCTCGATCCAGCGGGTGATCGCGGGCGCGCGGCCCTTCTATGGCTGGTTCCCGTTCAAGGACGGGATTGCGGCGCGGTTTCTCTAG
- a CDS encoding DUF2235 domain-containing protein, with amino-acid sequence MESSRPPLCHVVLMDGTFASLTQGRRSSIARIHAMLSGERGLLPAPVRIHYAPGQQWEAWRTLPELTMGATLERSICDAYAWLAREWRPGDPLFFFGYSRGAFAVRSLAGMIGRVGLLTHSHATAENVHHAWQLYRNGADLGVEQLDQGLCHPFVPIRLIGVFDTVMALGIRLPLLWMLTEPRFRFHDEHLGSHVEHGLQALALDETRAAFQPLVWDSQSVAGRIEQMWFRGCHPDIGGQLSGLEYARPLANIPLVWMMERAERFGLPLPADWVSQFPCDPTAPSVGSWRSWGKAFLARAPRLAGRDASESLHESVPRPYPGPALLTGALAEAAPERPHRKRRFRRRPAAAPQEMMAMPEATAEDGNAGSVAP; translated from the coding sequence ATGGAATCGTCCCGCCCGCCCCTGTGCCACGTCGTCCTGATGGACGGAACCTTCGCCTCGCTGACCCAGGGGCGGCGGTCCTCCATCGCGCGCATCCACGCGATGCTGTCGGGCGAACGGGGGCTGCTGCCGGCGCCGGTGCGCATCCATTACGCGCCGGGCCAGCAGTGGGAAGCCTGGCGCACCCTGCCCGAACTGACCATGGGCGCCACGCTGGAGCGCAGCATCTGCGACGCCTATGCCTGGCTCGCCCGCGAATGGCGCCCGGGCGATCCGCTGTTCTTCTTCGGCTATTCGCGCGGCGCCTTCGCGGTGCGTTCGCTGGCCGGGATGATCGGCCGGGTCGGGCTGCTGACGCACAGCCATGCCACGGCCGAGAATGTCCACCACGCCTGGCAGCTTTATCGCAACGGCGCCGACCTGGGGGTCGAGCAGCTGGACCAAGGCCTCTGCCACCCTTTCGTGCCGATCCGGCTGATCGGGGTCTTCGACACCGTCATGGCGCTGGGGATCCGGCTGCCGCTGCTGTGGATGCTGACCGAGCCGCGCTTTCGCTTTCACGACGAACACCTGGGCAGCCATGTCGAGCACGGCCTGCAGGCGCTGGCGCTGGACGAGACCCGGGCGGCCTTCCAGCCTTTGGTCTGGGACAGCCAGTCGGTCGCCGGCCGGATCGAGCAGATGTGGTTCCGCGGCTGCCACCCGGACATCGGCGGCCAGCTGTCAGGGCTGGAATATGCCCGGCCGCTGGCGAATATCCCGCTGGTCTGGATGATGGAGCGGGCCGAGCGCTTCGGCCTGCCGCTGCCCGCCGATTGGGTGTCGCAGTTTCCCTGCGACCCGACGGCGCCCTCGGTCGGGTCTTGGCGCAGTTGGGGCAAGGCCTTCCTGGCCCGCGCGCCGCGGCTGGCCGGGCGGGACGCCTCGGAAAGCCTGCACGAATCGGTGCCGCGACCCTATCCCGGCCCGGCGCTGCTGACCGGGGCGCTGGCCGAGGCCGCGCCCGAACGCCCGCACCGCAAGCGCCGCTTCCGCCGCCGGCCGGCCGCCGCGCCGCAAGAGATGATGGCCATGCCGGAAGCGACGGCCGAGGACGGCAACGCGGGAAGCGTGGCGCCTTGA
- the rsmD gene encoding 16S rRNA (guanine(966)-N(2))-methyltransferase RsmD, producing the protein MRIVGGNLRGLKLAEVGAGDPAAHLRPTTDRVRESIFNLLINGTHGNPIPGARVLDLFAGTGALGLEALSRGAARVAFVDDGVVARGLLRTNIEKARAMGVTDVWRRDATRLGENRGPGYGLVFLDPPYGMGLGERALESALAGGWIAPGAMVVWEESAAPPPVSGLAQIDQRKYGDTTVTLLRAEHG; encoded by the coding sequence GTGAGGATCGTCGGCGGCAATCTGCGCGGGCTGAAGCTGGCCGAAGTCGGCGCCGGCGACCCGGCGGCGCATCTGCGCCCGACGACCGACCGGGTGCGTGAGTCGATCTTCAACCTGCTCATCAACGGCACGCATGGCAACCCGATCCCCGGCGCGCGGGTGCTGGACCTGTTCGCCGGCACCGGCGCCCTGGGGCTGGAGGCGCTGTCGCGCGGCGCGGCGCGGGTGGCCTTCGTCGATGACGGCGTGGTGGCGCGCGGGCTCTTGCGCACGAATATCGAGAAGGCCCGCGCCATGGGCGTGACCGACGTCTGGCGCCGCGACGCGACCAGGCTGGGCGAGAATCGCGGGCCGGGCTATGGGCTGGTCTTCCTCGACCCGCCCTATGGCATGGGCCTGGGCGAGCGGGCGCTGGAATCAGCCCTGGCCGGCGGCTGGATCGCCCCGGGCGCCATGGTGGTCTGGGAAGAATCGGCCGCGCCGCCCCCGGTCTCGGGGCTCGCCCAGATCGACCAGCGCAAATACGGCGACACCACCGTCACATTGTTGCGCGCGGAACACGGCTAG
- a CDS encoding FAD/NAD(P)-binding oxidoreductase, producing MNIVILGAGQAAASLAAKLRALGHAGPVTVIGDEPAPPYQRPPLSKAYLLGQMDLDRLTLRGADWWAEQGIALKLGERAVAIDRARRVVATDRGEYPYDALALTLGASPRRLPAAMGGALPGVHVVRNLADIAGLQPALVAGRRLVVIGGGYIGLEAAAVARKLGLEVTLVEAAPRILGRVAAPETAEMIRDLHRGHGVEIIEGVGITRITGDAAVEAVELADGRLLPADLVICGIGVAPETALAEAAGLAVDNGIATDAQGRTSDPAIWAAGDCASFPTADGRLRLESVGNAIDMAEAVAANMLGAGADYVPKPWFWSDQFDAKLQIAGLNLGYDRVVTRPGSVWYYRNRRLIAVDALNDARAYMIGKRLIEAGKSPAPETLAEAPDLKALL from the coding sequence ATGAACATCGTCATCCTTGGCGCCGGTCAGGCGGCCGCCTCGCTGGCGGCGAAGCTGCGGGCGCTGGGGCACGCCGGGCCGGTGACGGTGATCGGCGACGAGCCCGCGCCGCCCTATCAGCGCCCGCCGCTGTCCAAGGCCTATCTGCTGGGCCAGATGGATCTGGACCGGCTGACGCTGCGCGGGGCGGACTGGTGGGCCGAGCAGGGCATCGCGCTGAAGCTGGGCGAGCGCGCGGTGGCCATCGACCGGGCGCGGCGCGTGGTGGCGACGGATCGCGGCGAATATCCGTATGACGCGCTGGCGCTGACGCTGGGCGCCAGCCCGCGCCGGCTTCCCGCGGCGATGGGCGGCGCCCTGCCCGGCGTGCATGTGGTGCGCAATCTGGCCGACATTGCCGGGCTGCAACCGGCGCTGGTGGCGGGGCGGCGGCTGGTGGTGATCGGCGGCGGCTATATCGGGCTGGAGGCGGCCGCCGTCGCGCGCAAGCTGGGGCTCGAGGTCACGCTGGTCGAGGCCGCGCCGCGCATCCTGGGCCGGGTGGCGGCACCCGAGACCGCCGAGATGATCCGCGACCTGCATCGCGGCCATGGCGTCGAGATCATCGAGGGTGTGGGCATCACCCGCATCACCGGCGACGCGGCGGTCGAGGCGGTGGAACTGGCCGATGGCCGCCTGCTGCCCGCCGATCTGGTGATCTGCGGCATCGGCGTCGCGCCCGAAACCGCGCTGGCCGAGGCCGCCGGGCTGGCCGTCGACAATGGCATCGCCACCGATGCGCAGGGCCGGACCTCGGATCCGGCGATCTGGGCGGCCGGGGATTGCGCCAGCTTTCCCACCGCGGACGGCCGGCTGCGGCTGGAAAGCGTCGGCAATGCCATCGACATGGCCGAGGCGGTGGCCGCGAACATGCTGGGCGCGGGCGCGGATTACGTTCCGAAACCTTGGTTCTGGTCGGACCAGTTCGACGCGAAATTGCAGATCGCGGGGCTGAACCTGGGCTATGACCGTGTGGTGACGCGGCCCGGCTCGGTCTGGTATTACCGCAACCGCCGGCTGATCGCGGTCGATGCGCTGAACGACGCCCGCGCCTATATGATCGGCAAGCGGCTGATCGAGGCCGGCAAGTCGCCCGCGCCCGAGACCCTGGCCGAGGCCCCGGACCTGAAGGCGCTGCTGTGA
- a CDS encoding LysR family transcriptional regulator, with translation MHLELRHLRSLRAIHEQGGLARAAEVLNLTQSALSHQIKALEEQAGVELFLRKTKPLRLSGAGMRLLRTAEQVLPMIEAAEAEFRAVELGRAGRLHVAMECHHCFDWLLPVLDQFRRAWPEVDLDIRTSLALKALPALERGQVDLVISSDPEEIAGVSFQPLFDYAPTLVVRASHPLVAKGYAEPADLAGETLITYPMDRARLDVFSQFLDPAGVEPAHLRQVEQTAIALMLIASGRGVAVMPDWVLRGQAGNPELALLPLGPQGMLRRLYAGLRSEDLQQPYMAHVLRLARTEPVRMMRAAAPG, from the coding sequence ATGCACCTGGAACTTCGCCATCTGCGCAGCCTGCGCGCCATCCATGAACAGGGCGGACTTGCCCGCGCGGCCGAGGTGCTGAACCTGACGCAATCGGCGCTGTCGCACCAGATCAAGGCGCTGGAGGAACAGGCCGGGGTCGAGCTTTTCCTGCGCAAGACCAAGCCCTTGCGGCTGTCCGGCGCCGGGATGCGGCTGTTGCGCACGGCCGAGCAGGTGCTGCCGATGATCGAGGCCGCCGAGGCCGAATTCCGCGCCGTCGAGCTGGGCCGGGCCGGCCGGCTGCATGTGGCGATGGAATGCCATCATTGCTTCGACTGGCTCTTGCCGGTGCTGGACCAGTTCCGCCGCGCCTGGCCCGAGGTCGACCTGGACATCCGCACCAGCCTGGCGCTGAAGGCGCTGCCGGCGCTGGAACGCGGCCAGGTGGACCTGGTGATTTCCTCGGACCCCGAGGAGATCGCGGGCGTCAGCTTCCAGCCGCTGTTCGACTATGCGCCGACGCTGGTGGTGCGGGCCAGTCACCCGCTGGTCGCCAAGGGCTATGCCGAGCCCGCCGACCTGGCCGGCGAGACGCTGATCACCTATCCGATGGACCGGGCGCGGCTGGACGTGTTCTCGCAATTCCTCGACCCGGCCGGGGTCGAGCCGGCGCATCTGCGCCAGGTCGAGCAGACCGCCATCGCGCTGATGCTGATCGCCTCGGGGCGCGGGGTGGCGGTGATGCCCGACTGGGTGCTGCGCGGCCAGGCCGGCAACCCCGAACTGGCGCTGCTGCCGCTGGGGCCGCAGGGCATGCTGCGCCGGCTTTACGCCGGGCTGCGCAGCGAGGATCTGCAGCAACCCTATATGGCGCATGTGCTGCGCCTGGCCCGGACCGAGCCGGTGCGGATGATGCGCGCGGCGGCGCCGGGCTGA
- a CDS encoding Lrp/AsnC family transcriptional regulator, producing the protein MDELDRGILTHLAQDARMSVAVLARRLKVARSTVQARLERLETSGAIAGYTLRLGDSAREHRIRATCLLTIEPRSQAAILGRLRSLPEVERIHTTSGRVDLLLQLAAISTSQLDDVLDQIGGLTGVKSSESLIHLSTKLDRAT; encoded by the coding sequence GTGGACGAGCTCGACCGGGGAATTCTGACCCATCTCGCGCAGGATGCGCGCATGTCCGTCGCGGTGCTGGCTCGGCGGCTGAAGGTGGCGCGCTCGACCGTGCAGGCCAGGCTGGAAAGGCTGGAAACCTCGGGCGCCATCGCGGGTTACACGCTGCGCCTGGGCGATTCCGCGCGTGAACACCGCATCCGCGCCACCTGCCTGCTGACCATCGAGCCGCGCTCGCAAGCCGCGATCCTGGGCCGGCTGCGCAGCCTGCCCGAGGTCGAGCGCATCCATACCACCAGCGGCCGCGTCGATCTTTTGCTGCAATTGGCCGCCATATCGACCAGCCAGCTGGACGATGTGCTGGACCAGATCGGCGGTCTGACCGGCGTCAAGTCCAGCGAGAGCCTGATTCACCTGTCCACCAAGCTGGATCGCGCCACCTAG
- a CDS encoding type III PLP-dependent enzyme produces the protein MGLTEGRGPKTVWDNPAEIIRKLAPENPVMVFAPSVLRANAQRFLQGFPGLVTYAVKSNPDEAVIRTLAAAGIKGFDVASPAEIDLIGRLAPDAARHYHNPVRSRTEITHAVEAGIKAWSVDSHSELEKLFEKVPAQGCEISPRFKLPVLGAAYDFGSKFGASPELAAELLRAVADRGYIPSLTFHPGTQCVDPHAWEAYITTAAEICAMAGVRARRLNVGGGFPSHRVTGVEPDLAAIFALIRRVTDEAFGENAPALVCEPGRGLCADAFSLITRVKAVRDGQNVFLNDGVYGGLFELPIVGNLDRLQVLTPEGTAREDEAQPRVIFGPTCDSVDRLPGELALPGNIQEGDYVIFHGAGAYSTVTNTRFNGFGLMAHMTVNALE, from the coding sequence ATGGGACTGACCGAGGGCCGTGGCCCCAAGACCGTCTGGGACAATCCCGCCGAGATCATCCGCAAGCTGGCGCCGGAAAACCCGGTCATGGTCTTTGCCCCCTCGGTCCTGCGCGCCAATGCCCAGCGCTTCCTGCAGGGCTTTCCGGGGCTGGTGACCTATGCCGTCAAGTCGAACCCGGACGAGGCGGTGATCCGCACGCTCGCCGCCGCCGGGATTAAGGGCTTCGACGTCGCCTCGCCGGCCGAGATCGACCTGATCGGCCGGCTGGCGCCGGATGCGGCGCGGCATTACCACAACCCCGTGCGCTCGCGCACCGAGATCACCCATGCGGTCGAGGCGGGCATCAAGGCCTGGTCGGTCGACAGCCATTCCGAGCTGGAAAAGCTGTTCGAGAAGGTACCGGCCCAGGGTTGCGAGATCTCGCCCCGCTTCAAGCTGCCGGTGCTGGGCGCGGCCTATGACTTCGGCTCGAAATTCGGCGCCTCGCCGGAACTGGCGGCGGAACTGCTGCGCGCGGTGGCGGATCGCGGCTATATCCCGTCGCTGACCTTCCATCCGGGCACGCAATGCGTCGATCCGCATGCCTGGGAAGCCTATATCACCACCGCGGCCGAGATCTGCGCCATGGCCGGGGTGCGCGCACGGCGGCTGAACGTCGGCGGCGGCTTCCCCTCGCATCGCGTGACCGGGGTCGAGCCGGATCTGGCCGCGATCTTTGCCCTGATCCGCCGCGTCACCGACGAGGCTTTCGGCGAAAACGCCCCGGCGCTGGTCTGCGAGCCCGGGCGCGGGCTTTGCGCCGATGCCTTTTCGCTGATCACCCGGGTCAAGGCGGTGCGCGACGGCCAGAACGTGTTCCTGAACGACGGCGTCTATGGCGGGCTGTTCGAGCTGCCCATCGTCGGCAACCTCGACCGGTTGCAGGTGCTGACCCCCGAGGGCACGGCGCGCGAGGACGAGGCGCAGCCGCGCGTCATCTTCGGCCCGACCTGCGATTCGGTCGACCGGCTGCCGGGCGAGCTGGCGCTGCCCGGCAATATCCAGGAGGGCGATTATGTCATCTTCCACGGCGCCGGCGCCTATTCCACGGTCACCAACACCCGTTTCAACGGTTTCGGGCTGATGGCACACATGACCGTGAACGCGCTTGAATAG
- a CDS encoding glutathione S-transferase family protein, whose protein sequence is MYVITTYDWVPDFARGHVRDLRVRWACEEAGQPYRIETTSVREKTAQHFARQPFGQVPILQDGDLSLFESGAILLYLGERHEALLPADPQGRAETQQWLVAALNTLEPVVMALVLARIFDRDERAAELALPRLVTRLEQLTPVLENRDFIAAGRFTIADIILAEVLRSVDSLGELSGHPVLLDYLRRMTARPAFRRALDAQLAHFDKAA, encoded by the coding sequence ATGTATGTGATCACGACCTATGACTGGGTGCCCGATTTCGCCCGCGGCCATGTCCGCGACTTGCGGGTCCGCTGGGCCTGCGAAGAGGCCGGCCAGCCCTATCGCATCGAAACCACCAGCGTGCGCGAAAAGACCGCGCAGCATTTCGCCCGCCAGCCCTTTGGCCAGGTGCCGATCCTGCAAGACGGCGATCTGTCGCTGTTCGAAAGCGGCGCCATCCTGCTGTATCTGGGCGAGCGGCACGAGGCGCTGCTGCCCGCCGACCCGCAGGGCCGGGCCGAGACCCAGCAATGGCTGGTCGCGGCGCTGAACACGCTGGAGCCGGTGGTGATGGCGCTGGTGCTGGCCCGCATCTTCGACCGCGACGAGCGCGCGGCCGAACTGGCCCTGCCGCGGCTGGTCACGCGGCTGGAGCAGCTGACCCCGGTGCTCGAGAACCGCGACTTCATCGCCGCCGGCCGCTTCACCATTGCCGACATCATCCTGGCCGAGGTGCTGCGCAGCGTGGACAGCCTGGGCGAGCTGTCCGGCCATCCGGTGCTGCTGGACTATCTGCGGCGCATGACCGCCCGTCCGGCATTCCGGCGCGCCCTTGACGCGCAGCTGGCGCATTTCGACAAGGCCGCGTGA
- a CDS encoding DUF1428 domain-containing protein: MTYYSGFLLAVPTANKQKYIDMATSAWPMFKRYGALRMVETWGADVPHGKVTDFYMATQAKEDETIVFSWIEWPDKATADAGFEKMMSDPEMQAPPEMPFDGMRMIWGGFEPIFDDKA, translated from the coding sequence ATGACCTATTACTCCGGCTTCCTTTTGGCGGTCCCGACCGCGAACAAGCAGAAATACATCGACATGGCGACTTCGGCCTGGCCGATGTTCAAGCGCTATGGCGCGCTGCGCATGGTCGAGACCTGGGGCGCCGACGTGCCCCATGGCAAGGTCACCGACTTCTACATGGCGACCCAGGCCAAGGAGGACGAGACCATCGTGTTTTCCTGGATCGAATGGCCCGACAAGGCCACGGCCGACGCGGGTTTCGAAAAGATGATGTCCGACCCCGAGATGCAGGCCCCGCCCGAGATGCCCTTCGACGGCATGCGGATGATCTGGGGCGGCTTCGAGCCCATCTTCGACGACAAGGCCTGA
- a CDS encoding YceI family protein gives MIRVALLCALCAAPVAAQEVQPQDIPQGQKDYHAAEAGTYKLDPYHSAVIARVPHMGFSYSVFRFDAVSGELGWNPDDPAAMRLTAEVQVGSISTPVEGFAEVLKGAEYLNTAANPVARFVSERFAPESDTKGAVSGQLTLMGRTHPATFAVELVGAGKGFTGDENGNPVIRNLIGVHAETQIDPQAYGMNAFFTAPIPLVIDAEFARSD, from the coding sequence ATGATCCGTGTCGCGCTGCTTTGCGCCCTTTGCGCCGCCCCCGTGGCGGCGCAAGAGGTGCAGCCCCAGGACATCCCGCAGGGGCAAAAGGACTATCACGCCGCCGAGGCCGGGACCTACAAGCTGGATCCCTATCACAGCGCGGTCATCGCCCGCGTGCCGCATATGGGCTTTTCCTACAGCGTGTTCCGCTTCGACGCGGTATCCGGCGAGCTGGGCTGGAACCCCGACGACCCGGCGGCGATGCGGCTGACGGCCGAGGTGCAGGTCGGCTCGATTTCGACCCCGGTCGAGGGCTTTGCCGAGGTGCTGAAGGGCGCCGAATACCTGAACACCGCCGCCAATCCGGTGGCGCGTTTCGTGTCGGAACGCTTTGCCCCCGAAAGCGACACCAAGGGCGCGGTCTCGGGGCAACTGACGCTGATGGGCCGCACGCATCCGGCCACCTTCGCGGTCGAGCTGGTCGGCGCCGGCAAGGGCTTTACCGGGGACGAGAATGGCAATCCGGTGATCCGCAACCTGATCGGCGTCCATGCCGAAACGCAGATCGACCCGCAGGCCTATGGCATGAACGCCTTTTTCACCGCGCCGATTCCCTTGGTGATCGACGCCGAATTCGCCCGGAGCGACTGA